Proteins from a single region of Bogoriella caseilytica:
- a CDS encoding aspartate carbamoyltransferase catalytic subunit, translating to MRHLISAAEISHDEAVHILDTAESMAATQGRSIKKLPTLRGQTVVNLFFEDSTRTRISFEAAAKRLSADVINFSAKGSSVSKGESLKDTALTLQAMGIDGVVIRHHDSGAPHRLAHAGWINVPVLNAGDGTHQHPTQALLDAFTLRRQLHAAAGTVADDAGPASEGTDLDGAHVAIVGDVLHSRVARSNIQLLHTLGARVSVVSPPTLLPVGMESWPCEVSYDLDAVLAEGPDAVMMLRVQRERMGGGEAGSRGSFFPSPHEYHRRYGLDEARLARLLAHTPRAVVMHPGPMNRGLEISSSAADSPRSTIVQQVANGVAVRMAVLYLLLAGDEGIS from the coding sequence ATGAGGCACCTCATCTCGGCCGCAGAGATCAGCCATGACGAGGCCGTGCACATCCTGGACACCGCCGAGTCCATGGCGGCCACCCAGGGCCGGAGCATCAAGAAGCTGCCCACGCTGCGCGGGCAGACCGTGGTGAACCTTTTCTTCGAGGACTCCACCCGCACGCGCATCTCCTTCGAGGCCGCCGCCAAACGTCTCAGCGCCGATGTCATCAACTTCTCCGCCAAGGGTTCCAGCGTGTCCAAGGGCGAGTCCCTCAAGGACACCGCCCTGACCCTGCAGGCCATGGGCATCGACGGCGTCGTGATCCGCCACCACGACTCCGGCGCCCCGCACCGCCTGGCCCACGCCGGCTGGATCAACGTGCCGGTGCTCAACGCCGGCGACGGCACCCACCAGCATCCCACCCAAGCCCTGCTCGATGCCTTCACCTTGCGCCGCCAGCTTCACGCCGCGGCCGGGACCGTCGCCGATGATGCCGGCCCCGCATCGGAAGGCACGGACCTGGACGGGGCGCATGTGGCGATCGTGGGCGACGTGCTGCACTCCCGGGTGGCGCGCTCGAACATCCAGTTGCTGCACACCCTCGGTGCCCGGGTCTCCGTGGTCTCTCCGCCCACCCTGCTGCCAGTGGGCATGGAGTCCTGGCCCTGCGAGGTCTCCTACGACCTGGACGCGGTGCTCGCCGAGGGGCCGGACGCGGTCATGATGCTGCGGGTCCAGCGTGAACGGATGGGGGGAGGCGAGGCCGGCAGTCGCGGCTCCTTCTTCCCCTCACCGCACGAGTACCACCGCCGCTATGGGCTCGACGAGGCCCGGCTGGCCCGGCTGCTGGCCCACACGCCCCGTGCGGTGGTCATGCACCCCGGCCCGATGAACCGCGGGCTGGAGATCTCTTCCAGTGCCGCCGACTCACCTCGCTCAACGATCGTGCAACAAGTGGCCAACGGCGTCGCCGTGCGCATGGCCGTCCTCTACCTCCTCCTCGCTGGAGATGAAGGGATCTCGTGA
- the pyrR gene encoding bifunctional pyr operon transcriptional regulator/uracil phosphoribosyltransferase PyrR has translation MAGSPQAREVLSASDISRSLTRIAHEILERNHGADAVTLLGIPTRGLPLAQRLAERLARTEASGAVPVGSLDITPYRDDLRDQPTRTLGRTVLPDEGIDGRVVVLVDDVLYSGRTIRAALDALSDLGRPAAVQLAVLVDRGHRQLPIRADFVGKNLPTSREERVAVQLAEIDGQDAVTIS, from the coding sequence GTGGCTGGTTCACCCCAGGCCCGCGAGGTGCTCAGCGCCTCGGACATTTCGCGCTCCCTGACCCGGATCGCCCATGAGATCCTTGAGCGGAACCACGGCGCCGACGCCGTGACCCTGCTGGGGATCCCCACCCGCGGCCTCCCGCTGGCGCAGCGGCTTGCCGAACGCCTCGCCCGCACCGAGGCCAGTGGAGCGGTTCCGGTGGGTTCGCTGGATATCACCCCCTACCGCGATGATCTGCGCGACCAGCCCACCCGCACACTGGGCCGGACCGTGCTCCCGGACGAGGGCATCGACGGGCGTGTGGTGGTGCTCGTGGACGATGTGCTCTACTCCGGCCGCACCATCCGCGCCGCCCTGGATGCCCTCAGTGACTTGGGTCGGCCGGCAGCCGTGCAGCTCGCGGTGCTCGTGGACCGTGGGCATCGGCAATTGCCCATCCGGGCGGACTTCGTGGGCAAGAATCTGCCCACCTCGCGGGAGGAGCGCGTGGCCGTCCAGCTCGCCGAGATTGACGGGCAGGACGCGGTGACCATCTCATGA
- the nusB gene encoding transcription antitermination factor NusB codes for MAARRRARRRALDVLFEAEQKGLQRPDEVLDLLQQRRAHTAAQGDFPLYAEEIVAGVVAKREHIDELLSTYAQGWTLDRMPSVDRSILRMGSWELLHNDDIPDAVAVSEAVELAAELSTDDSPTFVNGLLGRLQELKPTLL; via the coding sequence ATGGCAGCACGCCGCCGGGCACGCCGTCGGGCACTCGATGTGCTCTTCGAAGCAGAACAGAAGGGCCTCCAGCGCCCGGACGAGGTTCTCGACCTGCTGCAGCAGCGCCGCGCGCACACGGCGGCCCAGGGCGACTTCCCCCTGTACGCGGAGGAGATCGTGGCCGGCGTCGTCGCCAAGCGCGAGCACATCGATGAGTTGCTCTCCACCTACGCGCAGGGGTGGACCCTGGACCGGATGCCGAGCGTCGACCGTTCGATCCTGCGCATGGGCTCCTGGGAGTTGCTGCACAACGACGACATCCCTGACGCCGTCGCGGTCTCCGAGGCGGTCGAACTCGCCGCAGAGCTCTCCACCGATGACTCGCCGACCTTCGTCAACGGCCTGCTCGGCCGGCTGCAGGAGCTCAAGCCCACACTGCTCTGA
- the efp gene encoding elongation factor P has protein sequence MATTNDLKNGTVLKIEGQLQQVVEFQHVKPGKGPAFVRTKLKNVMSGKIVDKTFNAGIKVETATVDRRDMQYLYNDGSDFIFMDMETYEQIPIAPEVVGDAAKFMLENHEVTVATNEGTVLFIELPPSVVLEISYTEPGLQGDRSNAGTKPATLETGAEIQVPLFLDVGTKVKVDTRDGSYLGRVND, from the coding sequence ATGGCGACGACCAACGACCTGAAGAACGGCACGGTACTCAAGATCGAGGGCCAGCTCCAGCAGGTGGTGGAGTTCCAGCATGTCAAGCCGGGCAAGGGCCCCGCCTTCGTGCGCACCAAGCTGAAGAACGTCATGAGCGGCAAGATCGTGGACAAGACGTTCAACGCTGGTATCAAGGTCGAGACCGCCACGGTGGACCGCCGTGACATGCAGTACCTGTACAACGACGGCAGCGACTTCATCTTCATGGACATGGAGACTTACGAGCAGATCCCGATCGCCCCCGAGGTGGTCGGTGACGCCGCGAAGTTCATGCTGGAGAACCACGAGGTCACCGTCGCCACCAACGAGGGCACGGTGCTCTTCATCGAGCTGCCCCCCTCGGTGGTGCTGGAGATCAGCTACACCGAACCGGGTCTGCAGGGTGACCGGTCCAATGCCGGCACCAAGCCCGCCACCCTGGAGACCGGCGCAGAGATCCAGGTGCCTCTCTTCCTCGACGTCGGCACCAAGGTCAAGGTCGACACCCGCGACGGCTCGTACCTCGGCCGCGTCAACGACTAG
- a CDS encoding shikimate kinase encodes MSASPDHHAGGSVPRVVLLGPPGSGKTVVGALLAEALAEPFHDSDALLTESHGGPTADLLIERGEEEFRRLEAEAAEEALALPGVAALGSGALDHEATAERVAALGAAGAVVAHLDVSLSVAAARLGLNVPQSPALAGTRSQLAAMATARRPRYEARATVVIDTSELSPEEVVARLRAAIS; translated from the coding sequence ATGAGCGCCTCGCCCGACCACCACGCCGGAGGCAGTGTCCCGCGCGTGGTCCTGCTCGGACCGCCCGGATCGGGCAAGACGGTCGTCGGTGCGCTGCTCGCTGAGGCACTGGCCGAGCCCTTCCACGACTCGGACGCGCTGCTGACCGAAAGCCACGGCGGCCCCACGGCCGATCTGCTCATCGAACGGGGGGAAGAAGAGTTCCGTCGTCTCGAGGCTGAGGCCGCCGAGGAAGCGCTCGCCCTCCCCGGAGTGGCCGCCCTGGGGTCAGGGGCTCTCGATCACGAGGCCACCGCCGAGCGAGTCGCCGCGCTGGGCGCCGCAGGCGCCGTGGTCGCCCACCTGGACGTCTCGCTCAGCGTCGCCGCAGCCCGGCTCGGGCTCAATGTGCCGCAGTCACCGGCGCTGGCCGGTACCCGCTCGCAGCTCGCCGCGATGGCCACGGCCCGCCGTCCCCGCTATGAGGCACGGGCCACCGTGGTGATCGATACCTCGGAGCTGAGCCCCGAAGAGGTCGTGGCGCGGCTCCGCGCCGCGATATCCTGA
- the aroB gene encoding 3-dehydroquinate synthase, with protein sequence MSGPRAILIGLPGAGKSEVGKRLARRLGVDFLDSDDLVEQAAGLTIPQIFSHRGEEAFREIEHTEIMRALDTHDGVLSLGGGAVLHPGTRAALAGRPVVYLHVDAHAASTRVRGDGSRPLLTGDPTVKLAELRAQRAPLYTEIAAITVDTSRRNPRQVTVEVGARLPRRVEVGRPGSAGYYEVTIGPDLAGAAAHAVAEASAVLVVHAPAVATLAQRIAAEAGASGVRVALHEMPDAEDAKSLEALAALWDRLGAERIGRDGAVIAVGGGATTDAAGFAAATWLRGITLVNVPTTVLGMVDAAVGGKTGINTPHGKNLAGAFHTPAAVICDLDTLATLPWEDLRAGLAEVIKCGFIADPEILELLEKAPGGPVSATEPASGLLADLVERAVAVKARVVGEDLTERTGGTREFLNYGHTFAHAIEKVENYRWRHGEAVSVGMVFAAELARATGLLAEDLAGRHRAVLEALGLPTGYAGPATKEELLAAMAADKKVRAGVLRFVLLDDLARPRTVTGPAPEHLDAAFAAVLPTERSAP encoded by the coding sequence ATGAGCGGGCCCCGGGCCATCCTGATCGGTCTGCCGGGGGCCGGGAAGTCCGAGGTGGGCAAGCGCCTGGCTCGCCGCCTGGGCGTGGACTTCCTCGACTCCGACGACCTCGTGGAACAGGCAGCAGGCCTGACCATTCCGCAGATCTTCTCCCACCGCGGTGAAGAGGCCTTCCGCGAGATCGAGCACACCGAGATCATGCGCGCCCTGGACACCCATGACGGCGTGCTCTCCCTGGGGGGCGGAGCGGTGCTCCACCCGGGCACTCGCGCCGCCCTGGCCGGGCGCCCGGTGGTGTATCTGCACGTGGACGCGCACGCCGCCTCCACCCGAGTGCGCGGCGATGGCTCCCGCCCGCTCCTGACCGGCGATCCCACGGTCAAGCTCGCTGAGCTGCGAGCGCAGCGGGCCCCGCTTTACACCGAGATCGCCGCGATTACGGTGGACACCTCACGGCGCAACCCACGCCAGGTGACCGTGGAGGTCGGCGCGCGGCTACCGCGTCGGGTGGAGGTCGGCCGGCCGGGTTCGGCCGGGTACTACGAGGTCACCATCGGCCCCGACCTGGCCGGCGCCGCCGCCCATGCCGTGGCCGAAGCCAGCGCTGTGCTCGTGGTCCATGCCCCTGCCGTCGCCACGCTTGCTCAACGCATCGCCGCCGAAGCTGGCGCGTCCGGCGTGCGGGTTGCCCTGCACGAGATGCCCGACGCGGAGGACGCGAAGTCCCTGGAGGCCCTGGCAGCGTTGTGGGATCGCCTCGGGGCGGAGAGGATCGGCCGCGATGGCGCCGTGATCGCCGTCGGCGGGGGAGCCACTACGGACGCCGCCGGCTTCGCGGCCGCCACCTGGCTGCGTGGCATCACACTGGTCAATGTGCCCACCACGGTGCTCGGCATGGTGGATGCCGCCGTGGGCGGCAAGACCGGCATCAACACCCCGCACGGCAAGAACCTCGCCGGTGCCTTCCACACCCCGGCCGCGGTGATCTGCGATCTCGACACCCTCGCCACCCTGCCCTGGGAGGATCTGCGCGCCGGGCTCGCCGAGGTGATCAAGTGCGGCTTCATCGCCGACCCGGAGATTCTGGAACTGCTGGAGAAGGCCCCGGGTGGGCCAGTGTCGGCCACCGAGCCCGCCTCCGGACTGCTCGCGGATCTCGTGGAACGGGCCGTGGCCGTCAAGGCCCGGGTGGTGGGGGAGGACCTCACCGAGCGCACCGGCGGTACCCGGGAGTTCCTCAACTACGGGCACACTTTTGCCCACGCGATCGAGAAGGTCGAGAACTATCGCTGGCGCCATGGTGAGGCCGTCTCGGTCGGCATGGTCTTCGCCGCCGAACTCGCGCGAGCCACCGGCCTGCTCGCCGAGGATCTCGCCGGGCGCCACCGCGCGGTGCTGGAGGCCCTCGGCCTGCCCACCGGTTACGCCGGCCCTGCCACGAAGGAGGAACTGCTCGCCGCGATGGCGGCGGACAAGAAGGTGCGAGCCGGAGTGCTGCGCTTCGTGCTGCTGGACGACCTTGCTCGCCCCCGCACCGTCACCGGTCCGGCCCCCGAGCACCTGGATGCCGCTTTCGCTGCGGTCCTGCCTACAGAGAGGAGCGCGCCATGA
- the aroC gene encoding chorismate synthase: MLRWTTAGESHGQALIGVIEGVPAGVEITTEEIRAALARRRLGYGRGARMKFEKDEVRVLSGVRHGVAMGGPIAIEIGNTEWPKWETVMSADPVAPEDLLVDAGTGDEREIARNRALTRPRPGHADLVGMQKYAVTDARPILERASARETATRVALGTVAAALLEQIAGVRLASHVVSIGTVAVPEEAPIPTPDDVPRLDADPVRCLHPETSAAMVAEVDAAKAEGDTLGGVVEVVVHGLPPGLGSHVSADRRLDARLAGAVMSIQAVKGVEIGDGFTTARRRGSAAHDEILREGERLTRATNRAGGTEGGMSNGDVLRVRAAMKPISTVPRALRTVDVTSGEEATAIHQRSDVCAVPPAAVVAEAVVALVVAGALLEKTGGDSVSEASRNLRSYLEAIPEHMR; the protein is encoded by the coding sequence ATGCTCAGATGGACCACTGCCGGAGAGTCCCACGGCCAAGCCTTGATCGGCGTCATCGAAGGCGTCCCGGCGGGCGTGGAGATCACCACCGAGGAGATTCGCGCCGCCCTCGCCCGCAGGCGGCTCGGTTATGGCCGCGGCGCCCGCATGAAGTTCGAGAAGGACGAGGTGCGGGTGCTCAGTGGTGTCCGCCATGGTGTGGCCATGGGCGGGCCGATCGCGATTGAGATCGGCAACACCGAGTGGCCGAAGTGGGAGACGGTGATGTCTGCCGACCCGGTGGCACCCGAGGATCTCCTGGTTGACGCCGGCACGGGGGACGAGCGCGAGATCGCCCGTAACCGGGCCCTGACCCGGCCTCGCCCGGGCCATGCCGACCTGGTGGGCATGCAGAAGTATGCCGTGACTGATGCCCGACCGATCCTGGAGCGGGCCTCGGCACGCGAGACCGCCACCCGCGTGGCGCTGGGCACGGTGGCCGCCGCACTGCTGGAGCAGATCGCCGGCGTGCGGCTTGCCTCGCACGTGGTCAGTATCGGCACGGTCGCCGTCCCAGAGGAGGCGCCCATCCCCACCCCGGATGACGTGCCGCGACTGGACGCCGACCCCGTGCGCTGCCTGCACCCGGAGACCTCGGCGGCCATGGTGGCCGAGGTCGATGCCGCGAAGGCCGAGGGTGACACTCTCGGCGGAGTCGTCGAGGTCGTGGTGCACGGACTCCCGCCGGGCCTGGGTTCACATGTCTCGGCCGACCGGCGCCTCGACGCCCGGCTGGCGGGTGCGGTGATGTCGATCCAAGCCGTCAAGGGCGTGGAGATCGGCGACGGCTTCACCACAGCGCGCCGTCGAGGCTCGGCCGCTCACGACGAGATCCTCCGCGAGGGTGAACGGCTGACCCGGGCCACCAACCGCGCTGGCGGCACCGAGGGCGGCATGAGCAACGGCGACGTGCTGCGCGTCCGAGCTGCCATGAAGCCCATCTCCACCGTGCCGCGTGCCCTGCGCACCGTGGATGTCACCTCCGGTGAGGAGGCCACGGCGATCCACCAGCGCTCGGACGTGTGCGCTGTGCCGCCGGCGGCCGTGGTGGCCGAGGCGGTCGTCGCCCTCGTCGTCGCCGGCGCCCTGCTGGAGAAGACCGGCGGGGACTCGGTCTCCGAGGCCTCCCGGAACCTGCGCAGCTACCTCGAGGCCATCCCGGAGCACATGCGATGA
- a CDS encoding PadR family transcriptional regulator, giving the protein MEIDAIQEWPAQWLRGPLPLCVLRVISQHAPLHGYAITQRLEEAGLGTIKGGTLYPLLGRFERDALVTTEWVAGPHGPAKKVYSLTDLGVERLQAETERWLLFSTRTSTLITSEGEHS; this is encoded by the coding sequence ATGGAGATCGACGCGATTCAGGAGTGGCCGGCACAGTGGCTACGCGGACCGCTGCCGCTGTGTGTCCTGCGCGTGATCTCCCAGCACGCGCCGCTGCACGGCTACGCGATCACGCAGCGCCTCGAGGAAGCCGGCCTGGGCACCATCAAGGGCGGCACGCTCTATCCGCTGCTCGGCCGATTCGAGCGCGACGCGCTGGTCACCACCGAGTGGGTTGCTGGACCACATGGGCCGGCGAAGAAGGTCTACTCACTCACCGATCTGGGAGTCGAGCGCCTGCAGGCCGAGACGGAGCGATGGCTCCTGTTCAGCACGAGGACGTCAACACTCATCACGAGCGAGGGGGAGCACTCATGA
- a CDS encoding shikimate dehydrogenase: MSTRQAAVLGSPVAHSLSPLLHSVAYRCLGLEGWSYGYRETTAAELPAVVAELDASWAGLSLTMPLKQAVQPLLDVIDPLAEVTGAVNTLVVTPGRDGRAGTLSGFNTDVEGIVTALREVAPAGWQPGSATILGARATASSALAALGELGVTDAQLLARSIGGPGSALLAAHQMGLSPRHRPWRDPAAGASAVLERGLPDVVISTVPAGATDELAEQLDDRLGAEGSLAGSILLDVVYHPWPTPLVELWQRRGGTVAPGWAMLLHQAVAQVRLFTGRAPGAADVDAMRTALTAELAERSRSAS, from the coding sequence GTGAGCACCCGCCAGGCCGCGGTGCTCGGCTCACCGGTGGCCCACTCGCTCTCGCCCCTGCTGCACTCGGTGGCCTACCGGTGCCTCGGCCTCGAGGGCTGGAGCTATGGCTACCGGGAAACCACGGCAGCGGAACTCCCGGCGGTGGTGGCAGAACTGGATGCGAGCTGGGCCGGCCTGTCGCTGACCATGCCGCTGAAGCAGGCGGTTCAGCCGCTGCTCGACGTCATCGATCCGCTCGCCGAAGTCACCGGAGCCGTCAACACCCTGGTGGTCACCCCGGGCCGGGACGGCCGGGCCGGCACCCTCAGCGGATTCAACACCGACGTCGAGGGGATCGTGACCGCGTTACGCGAGGTGGCCCCGGCCGGATGGCAGCCGGGCTCGGCCACCATCCTCGGAGCCCGCGCGACCGCCTCCTCGGCCCTGGCGGCCCTCGGGGAGCTCGGTGTCACCGACGCGCAACTGCTCGCGCGGAGCATCGGTGGGCCCGGGTCGGCTCTCCTCGCGGCGCACCAGATGGGCCTGAGCCCGCGACACCGCCCGTGGCGAGACCCGGCTGCCGGCGCCTCGGCTGTGCTGGAGCGCGGCCTGCCCGACGTCGTGATCTCCACGGTGCCGGCCGGTGCGACCGATGAACTGGCTGAGCAGCTCGATGACCGGCTCGGTGCTGAGGGCTCGCTGGCCGGGAGCATCCTGCTCGACGTGGTCTATCACCCGTGGCCCACGCCCCTGGTGGAGCTGTGGCAGCGGCGCGGGGGCACAGTGGCACCCGGCTGGGCCATGCTGCTGCATCAGGCGGTCGCCCAGGTGCGGCTGTTCACTGGCCGCGCTCCTGGTGCTGCGGATGTGGACGCCATGCGCACGGCGCTCACCGCGGAGCTGGCCGAGCGCTCACGCTCAGCCAGCTAG
- the mltG gene encoding endolytic transglycosylase MltG, which translates to MSDIFAPVTPAGGAQQGRSRRRNADRRARQRLRRRRRVRAIIVVLIALLVVGAVAYWAVPRVMDMFAGCGDPDVVTDYDGPGHGEVRVQIPEGASGREMGNVLEEANVVATSDAFVEAFQGNPNAALIQPGAYDLREEMSGEGAVLALLDTANRAEVIITIPEGFTTWQVYARIANIVGVSEDEVEEVAGDAEAIGLPDEAGGNPEGWFGPATYRFEPETEVSEILAAMVNQTIARFEERGVEPGERQEILTIASIVEHEVNLDEYRGQVARVVFNRLEGSGGTNGYLQMDSTTNYGNGRTGGVPTTAENEDPDNEYSTYVYDGLPPTPIGSPGSATIDAVIDPPEGDWVYFVTVNLDTGETKFADNYDEHLGYVQELRDWMAENR; encoded by the coding sequence GTGAGCGACATCTTCGCCCCCGTGACGCCCGCGGGTGGCGCACAGCAAGGCCGGTCCCGTCGACGCAACGCTGATCGCCGGGCCCGCCAGCGCCTGCGCCGCAGACGCCGCGTCCGCGCGATCATCGTGGTGCTCATCGCACTGCTCGTCGTCGGCGCGGTGGCCTACTGGGCGGTGCCTCGGGTGATGGACATGTTCGCCGGCTGCGGCGACCCCGACGTGGTCACCGATTATGACGGCCCCGGCCACGGTGAGGTTCGCGTCCAGATCCCGGAGGGCGCCTCAGGCCGGGAGATGGGGAACGTGCTCGAAGAGGCCAACGTGGTGGCCACCTCGGATGCCTTCGTCGAGGCTTTCCAGGGCAACCCGAATGCCGCCCTCATCCAGCCCGGTGCGTACGACCTGCGCGAGGAGATGTCCGGCGAGGGCGCCGTGCTCGCGCTGCTGGACACCGCGAATCGCGCCGAGGTGATCATCACGATCCCCGAAGGCTTCACTACCTGGCAGGTGTACGCGCGTATCGCCAACATCGTCGGCGTCTCCGAGGACGAGGTCGAGGAGGTCGCCGGGGATGCCGAGGCGATCGGTCTGCCTGACGAGGCCGGGGGGAACCCTGAGGGCTGGTTCGGCCCGGCCACCTATCGTTTCGAGCCCGAGACCGAGGTGTCCGAGATCCTTGCCGCGATGGTGAACCAGACGATCGCACGCTTTGAAGAGCGAGGCGTGGAGCCGGGCGAGCGCCAGGAGATCCTCACCATCGCCTCCATCGTGGAGCACGAGGTCAACCTCGATGAGTACCGCGGCCAGGTGGCCCGGGTGGTCTTCAACCGCCTTGAGGGTAGTGGAGGCACCAACGGGTACCTCCAGATGGACTCCACCACCAACTACGGCAACGGGCGCACTGGTGGTGTTCCCACCACGGCGGAGAACGAGGACCCCGACAACGAGTACTCCACCTACGTTTACGACGGCTTGCCCCCCACGCCCATCGGCTCGCCCGGTTCCGCCACCATCGACGCGGTCATCGACCCACCCGAGGGTGACTGGGTCTACTTCGTGACGGTCAACCTGGACACGGGTGAGACGAAGTTCGCGGACAACTACGACGAGCACTTGGGCTACGTCCAGGAGTTGCGCGATTGGATGGCCGAGAACCGGTGA
- the ruvX gene encoding Holliday junction resolvase RuvX, which translates to MTDLREGLRRGVRIAVDVGQARIGVAACDADGILATPVRTVARHDGSDVAEIVQIAAERDAIEILVGLPRTLRGDEGVAAREARNFARKLAKAAGVPVRMLDERLTTVTAHQQLHAAQRPMVEHRSVVDQAAAVVILEQALETERRTGAPAGELFPSKPTRQEDEL; encoded by the coding sequence GTGACCGACCTGCGCGAGGGGTTGCGCCGCGGCGTGCGGATCGCGGTGGATGTCGGGCAGGCTCGCATCGGTGTCGCGGCGTGTGACGCCGACGGCATCCTGGCCACCCCGGTGCGCACGGTCGCTCGCCACGACGGCAGCGACGTCGCGGAGATCGTGCAGATCGCCGCCGAGCGCGACGCCATCGAGATCCTGGTCGGACTGCCGCGCACGCTGCGCGGTGACGAGGGCGTGGCCGCTCGCGAGGCACGCAACTTCGCCCGCAAGCTTGCCAAGGCGGCCGGTGTCCCGGTGCGCATGCTCGACGAGCGCCTCACCACGGTGACCGCGCATCAACAGCTGCATGCCGCGCAACGACCTATGGTCGAGCATCGATCCGTCGTGGATCAGGCCGCCGCCGTGGTCATCCTCGAGCAGGCACTGGAAACCGAGCGCCGTACCGGCGCCCCCGCAGGGGAGCTGTTCCCGTCCAAGCCCACCAGGCAGGAGGATGAGCTGTGA